CTCAAAACTCCACCAGTGATGCTATTCTGGATGAGGAAACGGAACCTCAGGGAGGCAATAAACCACTGGCATCCAAGATGCAGTTTGACTCCAAAGCACATGCTCTTAACTGCCCTCCCCGGAGCCCCCTCATTCTCCCTCTTGCAAAAAAGCCCAGGTATTATTAACTGAGTGACTCAAGGAACGTAAAACGTAAACACACATTACCACAGAGCATTGTACAAACATGCAGGGAAGGTTTAATTCTGGTGCCCAAGTCCTCCAAGAGGAGACTAGTCTCTAAAGGATCAGGAAGGTTTCACAAAGAACTTCGGGCTAGGTTTTGAACTGTGGGTAGGATTTATAGATGTGAAAATGAGAGGGGCATCCAGGTGGCAGCTATAGCATGGGAAAGGCACAGAGACAGGAGACACAAGGTACATTCATTGCCGGGCCCCGAGACTGCCGGAACCTgcctgggagagggaggggggaggaCTTCAGGGAAGAGGCACGTTTGAGCCTGTCTGCTCGCCTTTGGGGAGGTGGACAGGTTCTGAGAGGTGGAAGTGAGGGGTTGGGAGGGCATCTCTGAGTGCCCCCCTACCCCTTCCTCACAGGTGTACATTATTGGCCACGTACCCCCGGGGTTCTTTGAGAAGAAGCAGAACAAAGCATGGTTCCGGGAGGGCTTCAACGAGGAGTACCTGAAGGTGGTCCAGAGGCACTACCGGGTCATTGCAGGGCAGTTCTTCGGGCACCACCACACTGACAGCTTTCGGATGTTCTATGATGATGCAGGTACTCACTCTGGAGGGCAGCTGCCAGTCCACCTCCCCCTTCTCGCCAGCCTCTctgtctcactgtctctctcctgAAAGGTGCCCCCATCAGTGTCATGTTCCTTACACCTGGAGTCACCCCATGGAAAACCACATTACCTGGAGTGGTCAACGGGGCCAACAATCCAGGCATCCGGGTGTTCGAATATGACCGATCCACACTGAGACTGCAGGTCAGGAGCCCTGGGTCTGCTGGTGCggggggaggagggtggggaggagccaGAATGTATCACCCCCATCTCTGACTTTCCCAGTGAATCCATCCTCTGCTGACAGCTGAGCCTCAGGAAGGTCAAGTCACTTCCATCCTTCTAGAGTTCAGGTTCAGAACCCTGGCACTACCTCCAAATCCTGCCACCAAGCTAGGTCAGTTCTTCCCCGATTCTCCCTTAGCTCTGATCACAGGCTCCTACCCTGTGCTAGCTCATCTGCTACACACCACAGACAGGATTACTCTTTCTAAAgcatttcttgtatttctcctGCTCAAAAACCTTCAATGGCTTCCCAGTGTCCCCCAAATAAGTTAGATCTCTTTGGCCTGGTATTCAAAGCCTCCCATAATATGGCCTCAAGCTCACTGCCCTCCTCAACCCTCCACCAACTAGGCCCCAGGCTAAGCAGGCCCCTAACTCATTAAGCAATCCCTCATCTCCTGGGATGTGCTTGCATTTGTTGGAATGACaaagaaatattatttcttaatttattcaacaaaatgtACTAAGTATATGCTATGTGCTATGCCCTGTGCTAAGCTCAGCAGATACATAAGTAACAAAAAGTCACTGCCCTCTGGGAGGTGACATTCTTATAGGAGACACACAGTAAATAAGTAAGTATGTCATAGCAAAGAGTggtaaggagaaaagaaaacaagagaaggcAGGTGATGACAGTtacgggtgtgtgtgtgctcttagGTTTGGCAAGGAAATGTCACGGATAGGGTGGCATTTGGGTTCTGAGTAAACTGAGGAAGCAAGCCATGTGAGTATCTCAGGAAGGGCAAGGAAAGAGCACGtcaaaggccctggggtaggaATGTGCTTGGTGGGTTAGGGGAAGAGCAAGGAGGTCAGAGTGGCCTCAGTGGCAGGCACAAGAGGAGAGTGGGAGGGACGAGGTCAGGTCATATAAGCCACGATTAGGACTCTGGATTTGGAGGGTTTGGGGCAGAATTAAATATTCTGACTTTTAATTTTACAAAGTCACCATGTCTGCTGAGCACAAAACAGGCTGTACGGGCAGAAATGCGGATCAGTTAGGAGGTGATGACCAGATAACCACTGAGACGTGATGGTGCATAGGCCAGGGTGGTAGCAGTGGGCTGGCAAGAAGTTTCAGATCCTGGATGTATCTGAAGGCAGAGAAGACAGGATTTGCTGGTGGAGTGGAGAGATGTGAGAGAAAGGGAGGAGTCAAGGAGGACTCCGGGCTTTGGCCTGAGTGCCTGGAAGGATGAAGTTGCTGTTTACTAAAATGGGGTCAGTGCGGGAGGACCAGGTGTTGAGGGAAAGAGCAGAAGTCTGTTTTGGGACATGTTAACTAAATATCTAAATGGGATGTCGGTGAAAATGCAGAGGAAGGAGGCTGTTGGGCATTCAAGTTGGAGTTCCAGGAAGAGGTGGGTATAGAGATTTAGTCTGACTGTTGAGAAAGGACATTTTAAAACCAAGGATTGGATAAGATAACCAACCCTTGATCCAGAGTAAATGGAGATGGAGAAGGGGTCTGAGGATTTTTAAGTGTGGCCTGTTGTCTACATAGGCATCCAGAGGCCTTAGCAAGAGGGATCACAGGCTGTGGCAtgccccacccaccaccccagccctccTCCATAACATGCCCTCCATCCTGCCCAGGAAGGGAGTCAGACagagctgggtttgaatcctggctcctcCACTTACAAGCTCtttgacctctctgggcctccagttgcttcatctgtaaaattagagTAATGGTACCTCACTGGGTTTGGGAGATTAAATGGAAAAATGTAATAAGCCTAGTAGGAAGTTGCCACTCATACTTGGCAGCTCCTCTTACCACCTTCTAGTGATCTGAAGCAGGTCCACAAATTTAAGTGGAAAGGGTTGAACAGATAAATCCTTCCAGATTCTAGTCCTGAAAACGCACTTGAGTCCTAGAATGTATCCCCAGCCCCAAACCAATCACGATTCTATAACCTCTCCCTGACAGGCACCCCATCCCACTTCTTTTAAGTTGCTTTTATGTACTCATTCTGTAAATATGTATTGAGCATCTTCTGTGTACCCGGGAGCTTGCTGGGACAGAAAATGCTAATGGAGTAAATAAACAACCTGGGTCCCAATCCCTCCTTTGCCTCAGAACACCTATAGGACCCTGGGCAAATGAATTGTCTCTTTAggactcaatttcctcatctgtgaaataggggTAATGAGCACAGTCGCCTCACAGAGTCAATCAGAGGATGTCTTGCCAAGCATACCGGGTAAGCAGTAAATGCTTAACAACTAACAGCGGTCATTAGTACTGCCTATGAAGAATCTGGGGGCAAATGCAAGGTGCAGGATTGCGGATGGAAGCAGACAGCTGCTCACAGCTAGCCCACCTCGCACCTTCTCTCCAGGACATGGTGACCTACTTCATGAATCTGAGCCAGGCCAACGCGCAGGGGACGCCAATCTGGCAGCTTGAGTACCGGGTGACCGAGGCCTACGGGGTGCCCGACGCAGGCGCCCGCTCCATGCACGCGGCACTTGGCCGCATCGCCAGCGACCAGGACGTGCTGCAGCGCTACTACGTCTACAACTCGGTCAGCCACGACTTGCAGGCCTGCGGCGAGGCTTGCCGCGCCAAGCACGTGTGCGCGCTGCGCGAGGTGGCCTTCGACGCGTACGCCGCCTGCCTGCGCGCCCCCGGCGCCGCGCCCGCGCCCCAGCTCGCGCTCCTGCTCGCGGCGCTGCTGGGCCTGCGCGCGCTGCTCCAGCAGTGACCCCGGACGCTGCCCGCCAGCTGGGCTCGTCTTTCCCCTCGGGAAAGGGGCAGCAGCATCTTCCCCGGCCCCCCAGCAGACCTGTTTTCCACGATTGGCCCCGCGTCCGCAGAGAGCGACCTGGGAATGGGACAGCCGGAGCAGGAAATGAAGCACGGAGACCCCGCCACAAGCACATTTCATTCATGGTTCATGTTTTAACCAAAGAACAGTGCTCATCGTCTATTCCGTGCGTTCTTTTACTCGGCAAATAAAGTTTACTGCCCTTGCACAGTTATTGGACGTCCTCCTCTTCCCCCATTCGGATAATCGGAATGAAACGAGCTGCGGAAGCTGCGCCTTGTTGATCCTGTGCCCTCGGTCTCCGCTGGCACACGCCCGAATTCGAGGCACACTTGGTTAGCGAAGTCCCGCCGTCGGTGTGGGATTGCAGCTGGAGCCGCGGCGTTGATTTCCCGGCCGTTTTCGCCGTCTCGGCTTTTGGTTCAAATGCAAAGCAATAGGAGCTCCCTAAGCTGACGGCAGTGGGCCTGGGACTGCAGATCTCGGACCGCCCTCGGGGCTGGGCGGGGCATCATGGGCGGGCTGCTGGGCCACCTGGGTAGCCTTCTGGGGCGAGGAGGCGAGAGGTTGGAGCGCGACTCCTCCCGGACGGCGGGGTCACGGGCCTCGCTCCTCCCCGGACAGGGCGGGACGGGGAAGTCCCGCCCCGCAGGCTTGGGGCCTGGACGGCCGCTAGGGCTTGCCCGCCTCCTTTCTGCCGCTGGCTGAGACCCCAGGCCGGGAGGGCGGGTCCGAACCCCAGAGGGAAGGACCGGGAGAGGCTGGCGGGTCATGCCCTGGTCACTTCACGCCGCGCTCCTTTGGGACCTGGTCCTGGGCGTACTGGGTACCTTTGCCTTCTTGATCGACCTGGGCGCCGACTTGTGGGCCGCGAGCCAGTATGTGCTCAACGGCCGCTACCTGTGGGCCTCGCTGGTGCTAGCGCTGCTGGGTCTCGCTTCGGTCGCGCTACAGCTCTTTAGCTGGGTCTGGCTACGCGCAGACCCCGCCGGCCTGCATGCGCCGCAGCCCTCACGCCGCAGCCTGGCGCTGCTGCATCTCCTGCAGCTGGGCTATCTGTACAGGTGAGCGCCCTGCCCtcggggaagggagggggaacaGAGCGCCGCGGCGCTAACTGCAGCTGGGCTACTTGCACAGGTGGGAGCCTTGGCtcggggaagggggtggggaggggaggcctggGACCAGGAGAGGGAACAGACCCTGTGGGCCCCTCTACCTGGAGGTGAGCTCCCCGCCCCTTAAAGAAAGAGAACTCTCGCTAACAGCCCTCAAAGCTCATCTAGCCCCACCCATCCTGGcccaggtgaagaaactgaggcccagagaagaaaagaaggtgCATGATTTGGAGTCAGGCTGCTGAGACCTATCCTGGCTTTACCACCTGTGGCCTCATTCCTACCTTTcgcgagcctcagtttcctcctctgttaaaAGGCGGTAGTAACTTAAGAGGTTTGACAAGCCTGCCTGCTGGGTGGTGTGAAGGCCAGTGTGAAAGTGCCTGGGGAGCAGTGCCTGCTGGGTGGTGGGCGTATTTGTAACAGCAAAGATGGCAGACTCAGGTGTGCCTTTGAGCTGTAGGTAGGGCTTTGGGTAAGTCACTTGACCCGTGCGGGTCTCAAGTTTACTCATTTTTCTAGTGGGCATGGTCCCAGTGCCTGCCTCTGGTAAGGATTGAATGAAATGAGATCTGCTACTTTGccctggcacagagtaaacatTCAACAAATGTCAGCTAGCTTCATGGTTACCTGGTCACCCTGGGAGTCTCAGATGCTCTGGCCCCCAGACCAGAGCTCCTTCCCTCACCGGGAGTGCTTCTCACCCTCTTTCCACTTTGTATTTTCCCTGAACATGTGCTCCCCATCCCCAGACCAAGCAGTTGGGCAGAGATGGGGTCTGACTCATCCACCCAGCTAGGGCCAGGCACAGGCTGGGTCCCGGAAAACTTGTGTGGGTTGTGCTCCTTTCCAGCCCAGGCAGGGCCTTCTAGAGATGGAAACTAAAACCAAGCGGTCAGTCCTGTGACAAATCAGGACACCACATGAACTATCACCTCAGGCAATTTTTTAGGCCTTTCAAATTTGAACAGATTGGAATCCAAATTCTGTTTCCACCACTTGTTTGCCCTTTGGTCTTGTTTTTCTATCTGTAATAGGGCGCAGTTGTAAGGAGTAAATGGGGCAAGGTTTGTGATGGGCTTGGGACAGTGGCTGGCCAGCTGGGGCAGCAGTCATTGTATTTGcccccatttttacagatgaagaaacaagttGAGtgaggttaagtcacttgccaAAGGCCCCATAGCCTGTGAGCCACAGGATTGCAGCCTGTCTGCACCCCCTGCTGGGTGGGTGAAGGGACATGCCCCTGGACACTAACCTGGCCCCTGGGGCCTCATATGTGCTGCCAGGTGCGTGCAGGGGCTGAAGCAGGGCCTGTCGGTGTGGCAGCAGGAGGCGCCCTCTGAGTTTGACCTGGCCTACGCGGACTTCCTCTCCCTGGACATCAGCATGCTGCGGCTCTTTGAGACCTTCCTGGAGACGACACCACAGCTCACACTGGTGCTGGCCATCGTGCTGCAGAGTGGCCAGGCTGAGTACTACCAGTGTGAGTGACGGGCCACGGGCCAGCCCAGGGTTGATGGCTTGGGAAACTTTCTCATGAATGTCAGGAATGTTTTTACTCTTTTCTAAAGCTGCTCAAAAACGGGAGAACATCCTTTAGTCAGGCAGGTTTGGGTTCTAGTCCAGTGTTACTCTCTAGTCGTATGAGTTTGGACAAATGACTCAACCTCTCTTAGTATCAGtttgttctcatctgtaaaatggacataataataAATGATCCTGCCTCATAGGGCTGATGAAAGGATCAAGTGAGATGCTGCATGTAAAGCCTAGTGCTTGGTGCATTCTAAATCTTATTTGTGATTTTTACAGTTTTGAAGATAGCTATTAGATAAAGTTATAGGGTGCCTGAAACAATAGGCAACTTGCTAGTCAAGAAACGATTGAGCACCTTTATACACACAAGTTTTATTGAGTATCTTCATGGCTGTCCCAGTGCTAAGGACACCACAGTGAACGAGAGGGCACAGACTCTGCCCTGCTAGGGTGATAGACTGGAAAGCAGGTAGTTACAGTAAAGTGTGTTGAGTGCTCTGAGAAGGGGCAGGCAGGTGGCCTCATAAACCATGGGAGAAGTTTGCACAGTGAGCAGCTTTGGGTTTTCTCTTGTAaaagggaagtgacttgcccaagatcactgaCCCAGTTGTGGCCAAGTTAGGACTCCAGCTCAGagcttccccctcctccttcaCCACCTTGCACACCTTGAGGCTCCCTAGCTGTAAATGCCACTCCCAAGGAACTAGTCCCCACTCTTCCATCACTTGCCGTGTGACCCGAGAGTCTTCCCCTTCTGGCCTCTGTTTTCATGGGGGTTGGATTTGGTCTCCAAGAGCCCTTTCAGATTGCAGATCCAAGTTTGTAATATTAATTGAATACAAAAACCCTAGTAAGTAGCAGCCTCATGATAGAGTGCTTGCTATTAGCCAGGGGTGTATGAAGTGCCTTACTGTCATCATTGCTTACATTCACAGCAGCCCTAAgggtttttctccattttacatgAAAGCAAAGAGGTGCAGAAAGGTGAAGTGATTTGCCCTGGGACACAGCACCCACCAGGCACATGTCTGTCTTTGTTTGAGGGCAGTGGGTGCCTAGGTCCAGGGCTACATGGAGACAGTCTACACTGTACACATACAGGGCAGGATCATTTATTATTACATCCCTTTTACAGGGACATGAGGAGGGGAGGAAGCATTCTGGAGACATGCCAGGGCTGCATCCATCCCTTCCTGGAAGTCCTGGTGCTTCTAGTCAAGGGTGAGCGATCGGGAGGGGGAGAGGATGCCTGCTGTGAACTTGGGTCTTGGAAAATCAAGATCAAGTCCAAGGCTGAGTGTGTAGGCGGGGCGAATGGGGAACATTGCATTTGGACAGCAGGGACATCCCTCCTGGCCCCCGAGGGATGTTGGCCCACCATGGGAtttcctgctttcctttctgAGACTGAAAAGGGAACTGGGACTCTTGAGTTTCAGACCAAAGAACAGCTCGGGCTCTTCCAGGAAAGGAAGGGTTACAGGGCCCAACAGATGCTCAGGCTGCGGCTAAGGCCCAGGGGTGCAGATGAGGGTGTAAAGTCACACACTGTCATCCTTGAAGAATATCACCAGAATATCACCTGAGATGTAAAACTTAGTGGTGAGGGACAGACCTTGTTATTGAATCCCACTTTGTTTTTGGTTGTGTGAACTTATTTAATGTTCCCCAGCTATAGATTTTGCTCTCAACAAACTGAGGATCCTAATACCCACCTCAGGGTGGTTTTAAGGGTCCCCACAGTACCCATGACCTCGAGGGAGCACCAAGCAGGCTGCCTGCACAGCTTACCTGTCCCTTCCTCTTGGCAGGGGTTGGCATCTGCACGTCCTTCGTGGGCATCTCCTGGGCGCTGCTGGACTACCACCGGGCCTTGCGTGCATGCTGTTTCCCCTCCAAACCCCTCCTGGGCCTGGGCTCCTCTGTGATCTACTTCCTGTGGAATCTGCTGCTGCTGTGGCCCCGCATCCTGGTCGTGGCCCTGTTCTCAGCCCTCCTTCCCCGCTATGTGGCCCTGCACTTCTTGGGTCTGTGGCTGGTGCTGCTGTTCTGGGTCTGGCTTCAGGGCACAGACTTCATGCCAGATTCCTGTTCTGAGTGGCTGTACCGAGCGACAGTGGCCAccattctttatttctcctgGTTCAATGTGGCTGAGGGCCACACCCGGGGCCGTGCCGCCATCCACCTGGTATTCCTCCTGAGTGACAGTGTTCTCATGGCGGCCACCTGGGCGACTCACAGTGACTGGCTGCCTGGTGGGATCCTGCTGCAGATGTTGATGCCTGTGGCCGGCGTCTGCTTCCTTTTGGGTCTGGCTCTGCGGCTTGCCTACTACCGCTGGCTGCACCCTAGCCGCTGCCGGGAGCCTGACCAGGTGGACAGAACATGGGGCCTCCACTCCCTTGAGTGGCATCAGCTGCCTCAGAACCGACGCATGGCCCAGTTGGCTCAGAACTTTTTTCCCAAGGCTAGGGATGGGGCTGCTATGCCATGGAAGGGAGAGGGGAATGGGGTCCTTTGAGGCAGGGACAGGGGACAGAAGGACGGATGGAATCAATTGGTAGGATGCAGAAGAAAACAAGCTACTTACACTGCTATGGGCCTTGATTCACTCAGCAAGCACTTGATGCCTGatctatgccaggcactgaagACCGGAGTTGAGTAAGACAGGCCTGCCTTCAAGGATGAGAACAAGATGAGAAGGGCTGGACCCTGGAAGATCAAGGGCCCCAGTTACATTTAAGACACTGGGAAGAAAGAAGAGACCCATTGCCCCACCCCAGCCAGTATAGCTGGTGCCCCAAAGCATCCCAGCGCTGGTGTTTTCTCCTTCCTGGCCACCTCAGAAAGAATTGGTGAGGAGCTTTCCCACTCTTTGGTTCCCCTACCCTGAGCTGGAAGGTTGCAGGACCTCTAGGATGTGTTCCCTGGAATTCTTCCTCCCCTGCCCGACCCCAGTCATTCAATATGCCCACCATacttactgaaaatattttatgtgcCAGGAACATCATTCTATCCTTGGAACCTGGAACAAGAGCAGTCAGCACCCTTATTTCATGAACCCTTCCCCTCTCCAGCTACTCCTGAGTAGGCAATCAGGCAAGAAGCCACGGGGGCCCAACTGGCTGGCCCGTCAGCCCCACTAAAGCCATAGTACAGATGGCCCAGTCTCTGCCCCTGCTCTCAAGGGGCTGCCCTTCAACCAAGAGCCATGTGAACCTGTGGTCTGGGCCATGGCTCAacctgttgaggatttttttatACTTTAGGCAGCGTACTTTCTACCTCAAGAGTCTATGTGAGAGGAAGAGGTGTGTGCATATGTCTCTGCAAGTGGGAGACATGTATGCACTGTTTTGTTGAACAGTATTACTAAGTTATTATTAAAACCTTATGAGACCCGCCAACCTAGTTGTGTTTATTAAACTGAATCTACAGAGTTCAAAGCCACCTGGAAAGAAGGGGTCAGGGACACGAAGTCCACCCCTCAAAATCAGTTAATGGGCTGGCGCAAGCAGGACTTCCCAACCATGGTTTCCAAGTTTCAGGAGCTGGTGAACCAAGCCAGATCTGGCCTCTCCCTACGGTGTGTTAACCAGCTCTGCAGCTGGGCCTGGAGCAGCAGGCAGACACCTGTAGTAGCAGGAAGTGAACAGAGCTCAGGTGGAAGGTCTTTTTGCTGGTTATTCAGGGAGGGTGTGAGGCAGCTTAGGGGGTGTGGATGTGGGCAATGGGGCTGGGGAGGTAGAACCTTTTGCTGCTTCGGGTCTGTGGTTTGGAGGAACACGGAACAGGAAAAGGACTGGAGACAGAAGAAAAGGTTGCAGTCACTGATGCAATGGGCTCCAGCATAGTGTCAGTTCTGTTACTCATTTTAGTGGAGACACAATAAACAGGATAAGTAAAAGTCTATCAGATGGTGTTAAGTGCTAAAAGCAGAAGTAGGGAAAGGCACAGGGAGTGTTGGTGTGGGTGGGAATTATGACTTTATATAGAATGGCCACtgaa
The sequence above is a segment of the Manis pentadactyla isolate mManPen7 chromosome 4, mManPen7.hap1, whole genome shotgun sequence genome. Coding sequences within it:
- the XKR8 gene encoding XK-related protein 8 — translated: MPWSLHAALLWDLVLGVLGTFAFLIDLGADLWAASQYVLNGRYLWASLVLALLGLASVALQLFSWVWLRADPAGLHAPQPSRRSLALLHLLQLGYLYRCVQGLKQGLSVWQQEAPSEFDLAYADFLSLDISMLRLFETFLETTPQLTLVLAIVLQSGQAEYYQWVGICTSFVGISWALLDYHRALRACCFPSKPLLGLGSSVIYFLWNLLLLWPRILVVALFSALLPRYVALHFLGLWLVLLFWVWLQGTDFMPDSCSEWLYRATVATILYFSWFNVAEGHTRGRAAIHLVFLLSDSVLMAATWATHSDWLPGGILLQMLMPVAGVCFLLGLALRLAYYRWLHPSRCREPDQVDRTWGLHSLEWHQLPQNRRMAQLAQNFFPKARDGAAMPWKGEGNGVL